The Hemicordylus capensis ecotype Gifberg chromosome 6, rHemCap1.1.pri, whole genome shotgun sequence genome window below encodes:
- the ZNHIT1 gene encoding zinc finger HIT domain-containing protein 1, translating to MVEKKVSARSQDPSQRRILDRATRQRRLNRQLEALENDNFQDDPHANMPQLVKRLPQFDDDAETGKKKKKTRGDHFKLRFRKNFQALLEEQNLNVSEGPNYLTACAPPSNLPQRHFCTVCGFPSNYTCVSCGARYCCVKCLGTHQETRCLKWTV from the exons ATGGTGGAAAAGAAGGTGTCAG CGCGGTCCCAGGACCCTAGCCAGCGGCGGATCTTAGACCGAGCCACGCGGCAGCGGCGCCTCAACCGCCAGTTGGAGGCGCTGGAGAATGACAACTTCCAGGATGACCCTCACGCCAATATGCCCCAGCTCGTGAAGCGCCTGCCTCAGTTTGACGACGATGCAGAAACAg ggaagaagaagaagaaaacccgtGGAGACCACTTCAAGCTGAGATTTCGGAAGAACTTCCAAGCTCTGTTGGAGGAACAg AACTTGAACGTGAGTGAAGGCCCCAATTACCTGACAGCGTGCGCGCCCCCTTCCAACTTACCCCAGCGCCACTTCTGCACCGTCTGCGGCTTCCCGTCCAACTACACGTGTGTATCCTGTGGAGCCCGCTACTGCTGTGTGAAGTGTTTGGGGACACACCAGGAAACTAG gtgtctGAAGTGGACAGTTTGA